Below is a genomic region from Deltaproteobacteria bacterium.
GAGAAGATGGAGAAGGTGCCCTCTGTGAAAGGAAAGAAAAGACATGAGCAGCCATGAGCAATACGCGCCGGGTGCCGCTTCTGGCGCAGAGGTTCGAAAAGACGGAGACAAGTGGACGCTCGTTCTCGCCCGCGACCTCCCCCACAATCCCAAAAACGTTTGGAAGGCGCTCACGGACCCCGAGCATCTCCGCGAATGGGCTCCATTCGATTCTGACCGGAACCTCGGTAGCGTTGGCACCGCAAAGCTCTCGACAGTGGGGGCGCCGACGCCGCATGTATCCGAGACCCAGGTGAAGCGGGCCGACGCGCCCAAGGTGCTCGAATTCACCTGGGGCGGACAGGACATCCGCTGGGAACTGGAGCCGCTGGGAGGCGGCGGCACTCGGCTCACGCTTTGGCACAACATCGACCGCGGATTCATATCGATGGGCGCTGCGGGCTGGCACATCTGCTTCGATGTGCTGGAGCGGTTTCTCGCTGGTCGGCCCATTGGACGCATCGTGGGCGCCGAGGCCATGAAGTTCGGCGGCTGGCAGCGATTGAACGCCGAGTACGCAAAGCAGTTCGGCGTTGAGACCCCCGGTTGGCCCTCTCGCCCGACCTGAGCCCTCTGGGGACTCTCGTACTTGTTCTGGCGCCGCCTGCAGGCCACGCCGGCGAGCGCCGACCGCGCGGTGTGCGATCAGGTGACGGCGCGCCGCCTCGCCGCGGACCAGGGCCCGCGACGTGCGGCCAGAGAGCGTGGCGTCACGATTTCAGGAACGACAGCAGGTCTGCGTTGATGGTCTCGGCCTGCGTGGTGGGCATACCGTGTGGAAAGCCCTTATAGGTCTTCAGCGTCCCCTTCTTGAGTAGCTTGGCGGACAGCGGACCTGCGTCGGCGTAGGGGACGATCTGGTCGTCATCCCCGTGCATCACCAGGACGGGAACCGTGATCTTCTTGAGATCGTCGGTGAAGTCCGTCTGTGAGAACGCGACGATTCCGTCGTAGTGGGCCTTGGCCCCGCCCATCATTCCCTGCCGCCACCAGTTCTGGATGATGCCCTCCGAGGATTTCGCGCCCGGCCGGTTGAACCCATAGAAAGGCCCCGCCGGAAGGTCGCGATAGAATTGCGCGCGATTGTTGGCGACCTGTGCCTGAAGATTGTCGAACACTTCCTTGGGCAGGCCCCCAGGATTGGCCGCCGTCTTCACCATCAGCGGCGGCACAGCGCTGATGATGGCCGCCTTGTCGACCCGGCTCTCGCCATGCCGTGCCAGATAATGGACCACCTCGCCGCCACCGGTGGAATGACCGACATGCACCGCATTCCTCAGGTCGAGGTGAGTGGTCACCGCCGCGAGATCGTCGGCATAGTGGTCCATGTCGTGCCCGTCGCTGGTCTGCGTGGACCGGCCGTGACCGCGCCGGTCATGCGCGATGACACGGTAGCCGCGAGTCGCGAAGAACATCATCTGCGCGTCCCAGTCGTCTGCCGAGAGTGGCCAGCCATGGCTGAAAACGATGGGCTGCCCCTTGCCCCAGTCCTTGTAGAAGATCTCAACGCCGTCCTTCGTCTTGACTTTGCTCATGGCGCGCTTTCCTTCGCTTTGGGTGGTCGCTCCTGCAACTCGGGACGCGCTGCGGAGATCAAGCCCCGCGCAGGCCGCTGTGCGTCCAACCAGGAACGTGCGTCGCGAGGCATCGTGAACCTGATGCCGCTTCGACGTTTTCGTTCCATCAGGTCATCGCCCCAGAGGCGGAACGCCTCGGACACGCGCCCGATTCAACAAGCGCCTCGATGGCCGCATGCCGGCGTGATCGCGCAGTCGATGCCCCCGGAGACCGTGAGCAAAGATGGCGCCGGCATGCTCGGCCTCAATCTGGCGGATGCAGTCGGATACACCATCGGCGCCCTTCGCCGTCTGGACGTGAAGACCGGCGACGCCACTGCCGCGCTCGAACGGCGGATCGCAGAGCGCGAACGCCGCATTGCCTAACTGGAGGCGCGCATCTCGAAACTCGAGCGGCTGCTGTCACCGGAGCTACGACAGTAATCTGGAGGCGGCCTCAAGTGCCGGAGGATGCTTATCGAGCGCCCACACCTTTAGAAGCCTCAGCTTCGTGACGCCCGGCTCGATTCTTCACTTCACCAACCGCAGCTTCTTACGTTTGCGGTGGACCTTGCCGGCCGGCTTGCGGTGGCGGTGCGCGACGATGTTACCTGTGCTCATCGAACGCCACGATTTTTGGCTCCTCTTCTTCAACATCACGCGCCCGGTATCGTGATGCACTCGAACAATGCCCAACGCCGTCCGGACGTCCGTGTACCCGGCCATAATCCTCCTTAGGCTCAGGTTACCATTGCCCGGACGTATGCACACCGGGCGCCCAATGCACGTTCGACCCCGGCTGGGAGTGCAATCGCGGTCGCCGGCCCGTACTATCGCGCCAACATGCGGACGGCCCCCGCGCTATGGCCGCGGGGGCGCAAATTCGAATCCTGCAGCGCCCACCACGATTGTCATGCGTCGTTTACGGCGCGCCCCCCGCGGGATGGAAGCGTTCAGCCGATGCCACTGGATCCTCACCGTACACCGCGCCCCCGGCAGCCACCACAGTGCCATTGCCGAGCGTCGTCAGCGTGTGGCCGTAGCGCGCCTGGGACATGCTTCCGGTGAGTGACCAAGTCTGGCTCGCGAGATCAAAAACCTCCGCGCTCGCGCGTGTCGGCGTGGGCTCGTTGCAGCACGTGTAGCCGCCGGAGATCACCGCAGCGGCGCCGCCCTGGATGACGGCGGCGCTGTGCTCACGCCGCGCCGTCCTCATCGTCTGCACGACCTGCCAGGTCTGGCTGGCGGGATCGTACAGCTCTGCGTCGGCGATGCCGCTGCAGCACCCGCCGGCACTACCGCCGGCAAGGAGTACGCGGTCCCCGTTGAGCAGGCTCGCGGTGTGGAGCGCTCGTGCTGTTGCGAGAGTCCCAACCGCCGTCCACGATTCTGTATCGGGGTCGTAGATCTCGGCCGAGGCAGTCGCTGCCGTGCCCCTGAACGTGCCGCCCGCGACAAGGACGGTGCCATCGCTGAGCAGCGTCGCGGTGTGCCACGCGTGCGCCTCTCCGAGGTCGCCGGTGATCGTCCACTCTTCGGTCGCCGGATCCCACAACTCGCTCGAAGTGAGGGACGCCTGACCGTCGACGTCGCAACACCCGCCCGCGACGAGCACCATTCCGTTCGGCAGGAGCGAAGCGGTATGCGCGTACCGTGCACTGTTGAGCGTGCCGGTCGCCGTCCACTGCCCCGTGGATGGATCGTAGATTTCCGCGAGGGCGCCATCGCCGCCACTTCCCCCGGCGACCAGCACGCGGCCGTCCGCCAGGCGCGTCGCGGTGTGCAAGTTACGCGCGCTGATCATGCTTGCGACCGTTGTCCATCCGCCCTTACCGGGATCGTAAATCTCGGCGGATGCGATCGCGGGTTGCCCGATGCCGACTCCGCCCGTGACCAGCAGGGTGCCGTCATCGAGCGGCGTCGCTGTGTGATTCCTGCGCGCTGCTGACAAGCTGCCGGCAGCGGTCCATGTGCCGGCGGTACTCGTCAACACGAAACTGTACGTGGCGGCACTTGCCGGTGCGGTTACGCTCCGCGGATTCGCCTGAGAGCCATCGCTCCAACCGCTGAATACGTATCCGTCCGGCACCGGGATCGTGAGGGTGCAGGTCGCCCCAACCGTCCAGGTCAACGTCGCCGGCGTCGCGAATGTCCCGGCATTGCAGTTCGTACCCGTTGCCGTGAAACTCGCGGCTGCTACGTTCGATGAGATCGTGACCTGCGTCGTCTGCGGCGCGGCCCCCGCGGGGTGGAAGCGTTCAGTCGATGCCACAGGATCCTGGCCGTAGACTGCGCCCCCCGCCGCCACCACGGTGCCATCGCCGAGCGTCGCCAGTGTGTGGCCGTAGCGCGCCTGTGACATGCTTCCGGTGAGCGACCACGTCTGGCTCGCGAGGTCGAAGACCTCCGCGCTGGTGCGTGTCGGCATCGGCTCGTTGCAGCACGTGTAGCCACCGGAGATCACCGCAGCGGCGCCGCCTGCGATGACGGCGGCGCTGTGCTCACGCCGCGTCGTGCTCATCGGCTGCACGGCCCGCCAGGTGTGGCTGGCGGGATCGTACAGCTCCGCGGCGGTGATGCCGTTGCAACATCCGCCGGCACTGCCGCCGGCGAGGAGTACGCGGTCGCCGTTGAGCAAGGTCGCGGTGTGGAGCGACCGCGCAGTTGCAAGGTTCCCCACCGCCGTCCACGATCCTGCGGCGGGGTCGTAGAGCTCGGCCGAAGCAGTCGACGCGGTCCCCCTGAACGTGCCGCCTGCGACAAGGACGGTGCCGTCACTGAGCGGCGTCGCGGTGTGCCACGCGTGCGGCGCGCGGAGGTCGCCGGTGATCGTCCACTGTCCGGACGCCGGATCCCACAACTCACTCGAAGTGAGGGACGCCTTGCCGTCGACGTCGCAACACCCGCCCGCGACGAGCACCATTCCGTTCGGCAGCAGAGAAGCGGTATGCGCATATCGGGCGCGGTGCAGCGCGCCGGTCGCCGTCCACCGTCCGGTCGACGGATCGTAGATTTCCGCGAGGGCGCTGAGGGCGCCACCGCTGCCGGCCCCGCCGGTGACGAGCACGCGGCCATCCGCCAGGAGCGTCGCGGTGTGCAGGTAACGGGCACTGATCATGCTTCCGACCGTCGTCCATCTATCGGTAGCCGGATCGTACGTCTCGGAAGATGCGACCGCGGGTTGCCCGATGCCGACTCCGCCGGTGACCACGACGGTGCCATCCCCGAGCAGCGTCGCCGTGTGATTCTTTCGCGCTGCTGACAAGGTGCCCGCAGCGGTCCACGTCCCACCGTCCTGCGCCTTTCCTGGTGACGGAAACAGGAGCACCATCAGGCAAAGGACCTTCAAAAGAATGACCGGCGAGGCGAGGTGCTTCATGACTTCCCTCGAAGGTGTGCCGAACCGGCGCGCATCACCGACCGCATCAAAGGTTTCGGCTCCCGCCGTGCGAAACCAATCTGGTGAAATCGTGCAATTTGACTGCATGAAATGCCGGAGTCGGATCGGGTAAACAGCTGCATCCGCATCGCTGTTGACTCACCGCGGCTTGACGTCAGAGCACGCATGGCGGCGGACGACGAGCTGCGTTCGCGCACGCTCGAAGAGGTCACGCTGGCTGCGAAAGCCTTCGTTGGCTGTTCATCAGGGCCAGCCTAATTTTGCAAGGCTCTATTTGCAAAATTGCGAAACGGCTTTCCCGTCCTGAATATGCCCGCGCTATGAAAAGCTACCAACGCTTCAATGATCGGCGGAACCAGCCAAACGCTTGTGTAGTTTAGTTTATCGTATCGACAAGCTCATTTGTAGGCCCGCTCCGTTCTCATTGTAGCCGCTTGGATCGGTGGCTGCGCGTGCATAAAAGCGTCTCGATGCAGTACACGACTGGAGCATTGCCGGAACGGCTCGAACGCCTCGCTCGAGTGCGGCGTTGGTCCTGGATATAGCTTTCGTTTATCTTTTCACGTGTAACGTAATCGAGGACGTTGATAAGGAATCGATAATTACACATCGGTGCAATCGATAGACGAAGAAGGGATGCGATATGTGCAGAAGGACATGGTCCCTTGTACTGGCGGCAGCAATCGTCCCCACCACCCTTTCCTACGCGGCCGGCTTCGGGGATCCGCTCCCTGGCCTGACGCCTGAACAACAGACCGCGTTCCAGGACGGCAAGACCGCCTTCGTCGCTGTAGAGACCGCACCCGAAGGCTTAGGACCGATTTTCAACGAGAACTCGTGCGCCGCTTGCCACGTCGGTCCCGCTGGAACGGCGGCGACGGGCGCCGTGGGCGGAACCACCGAGCGCCTCGAAACGCGGTTCGGCAAGTCGGTCTACGGCGCCTTCGACCCGCTCGCGAACAAGGGCGGCTCCTTGTTGCAAGACCATGCCATCGGCGCGGCAGCGCAATACCTCGTGAACCCGACGCCGTACTGCCTGACCTTCGTGTTCACTCCCGAAAGTGTCCCGGCCGAGGCCAATGTCGTCGCCCGCCGTCGCAGGAGCCGAAACCTTTGATGCGGTCGGTGATGCGCGCCGGTTCGGCACACCTTCGAGGGCATCTTCTATCCCGCCACCTCGGGTCAGCCGAGCCACCTCATCAATGCGGACGACGGCGAACCAGCGATCGGCCGGTTCGGCTGGAAAGCGCAGGTCCCCACGCTCCACGTGTTCAGCGGCGACGCGTATCTCAACGAGATGGGCGTGACGAACCCTTCGTTCATGGCCGAGAGTTGCCCGCAAGGAGACTGCTCCACGGCGGACGGTCATCCGCTCTCTTGCAATCCATCTCAGGGGCTCAACGACGACGGCGACGACGTCGATCACTTCACGAACTTCATGCAGCTCCTTGCACCGCCTCCGCGCGGGCCAGTGGGACCCAACCAGATCGCAGGTGAGACTGTCTTCGAGGCGATCGGCTGCGCCCAGTGCCACACCAAGACCTTGACGACCGGCGCGAGCCCGATCGCGGCGCTGGACCACGTCGATTTCCACCCCTTCTCGGACTTCTTGCTGCACGACATGGGAAGCCTGGGCGACGGCATCACGCAGAACGAGGCCACCGGACGCCTGATGCGCACGCAGCCACTCTGGGGCTTGCGCGCGCAGACCCGTTTCCTCCACGACGGGCGCGCCTTGACCATCAGCGACGCGATCACGGCGCACAAGGGCCAGGGCGCGCTGGCCGGGGAGACATTCGAGGCGCTCGATCCGGTATCGCGCGCGTTCCTGCTCGATTTCCTCAACTCGCTCTGAGCTCTCACGAGAGCAACTCCAGACGCGCGCAGGGCGGTCCCGGCGGGCTGTCGTGCGGCGTCCATTCTCCCTAACGCGCCAGCTCTTGACTTTCGTCTTATGCGCGGCGCATCGATGCGCCGCGGTCAGGGGGGGAAGGGCGACGGGGATACAAACCGCCCTTGATCCGTCCTTTGCTCCCTGCAGTTCCACTTCGCCCGCCAGGACGAAGGCGTGCTCTGCACTGAGGAGACATCCATGAGAACCATCGCATTCGCCATTGTCGCAGCGTTCGCCCTCGCCCCGTCTCTCGCCCATGCCAAGATCACCAGCGTCACCTGGGATCCTACGCGCTCGCAGTCGCCGACGTTCGGTGGCCTGAGCTTCGGCTCGGTCGGCCAGTACGAAAAGCTGCGCGGTACCGCAAAGGGTGTGCTCGACCCGAACGACCCGCGCAACAGGGTGATCACCGACATCCTCGCCGCGCGCAACGCCGACGGGATGGTCGAGTACTCGATGGATGTCTTCGTCCTCAAGCCGATCAATCTGGCGAACGGCAACCAGCGGCTGTTCTTCGATTTCAACAACCGCGGCCAGATGCGCCTGGGCAGGTTGAACCAGGTCGACCTGAACAACGAACCGACTACGGCGGCGGATGCCGGCGACGGGTTCGTCATGAAGCACGGCTTCGCCGTCGCCGCGAACGGCTGGGACTTCGGCGCGACCGGCACCGCCAACATGAAGATCTCGGTGCCCAAACTCACCGGCCTGGCGGGGCCGTCGTACGAATACCTGGTGTTCGACAACGCTACGACTACGACCGCCACACTGACCTTCCCGGCGAACACGCTCGATAAGACGTTGGCTAGACTGACGGTGCGTGCGCACCTGGACGACACGCGCAGCGACGTTGCGTGGGAATACGTCTCTGCGACCAGGATCCAGCGGCAGGGCGGCACGCCTTTCCAGCAAAGCGCGATCTACGAGTTCACCTATATCGCCAAAGATCCGGTGGTGTCGGGCGTCGGCCTGGCCGCCACGCGCGATTGGGTGACCTTCCTGCGTCACGCAACGTCTGCCGAGGGCAATCCGCTCGCGGGGCACGTGCAGCACACCTACAGCTATTCGATTTCGCAGCCCTCGCGCACGCTGAACGACTTCGTGAGGTTCGGCTTCAACGAGGATCTGCAGGGCCGGCGAGTGCTGGACGGCATCTTGAGCCACACCGGAGGCGGCAGCGGCGATCAGATCAACTACCGCTACGGCCAGACCGGCAGGACCGAGCGCAACCGTCAGAACCACCTCTATCCCGAGGGTGTCTTCCCCTTCGCGCACCAGCTGATGACCGATCAGCTGAGCGGCAAGACCGCCGGGCGCGACGAGCGCTGCACGGCGAGCAACACCTGCCCGAAGCGCTTCGAGGTGAACACGTCGAACGAGTACTGGGTCAAGGCAGGATCGCTCTTGCACGCCAACACGTACGGCGAAGACCTGAAGGACCCCGAAGACGTCCGGTACTACCTGATGTCGGGCCAGTCGCACGGCGTCGGCGACGTCACCGACCGAGGCGTCTGTCAGCAGTTCACCAACGGCGTCAGCCCCTATCGCGCGCATCGCGCGCTGCTGCTCGCGCTCGACGCATGGGTGAGCTATGGGATCATGCCGCCTAAGAGCGAGATCCCGCAAGGCGGTCATCGCGCGTGGGCGGTGACGCGTCCGGGGTTCGAGACCGGCGTGGTGCCACAGGACGAGCTCGGCTGGCCGAGCATCCCGGGCGTCATGTACACCGGGGTGATCACCACCCGGTACTTCCGCGATTTCGGTTCGGAGCTCGAAAGCGGGATTCTCTCGAGTTACCCGGCATCGCTTGTGGGTCGCCCCTCGTACCCGATCTTCGTATCGAAGGTGGACCACGACGGCAACGAGATCGCCGGCGTGCGCATGCCCGGCGTCGAGGCGCCGACGGCCACCACCACCGGCTGGGCGCTGCGCCGCGCCGAGTTCGGCGGGCCCGACGGCTGCGAGTCCGACGGCCAGAACATTCCGTTCGCGACCACGAAGAAGGAGCGCCTGCAGAACGGCGACCCGCGCAAGTCGCTGGAGGAGCGCTACAAGGACCACGACGGATACGTGAAAGAGGTCGCAAAGGCGGCCCACAAGCTGCAGAAGGACGGCTTCCTGATCGAGCAGGATGTGCAGTCCTTCATCAACGAAGCGCAGGCGAGCGACGTGCTCAGGTAATCGGGGAACCGGCACGCCGCGACCGCCACCAGCAGGATGACGAGCGCCGCCCAGGAGACTACGGAAACGGCGGCGCCCGTGCGCAGCTCGCGCCGTCGTAGGCTCCATATTTCGCCTACAGGCCCACATCTGCGCAGGTTCGCGCCGGAATGGTTTCTTGTCCGAACGCGCCGCTCCGGTATCTTCGTCGGAGGGAGGTGGCACCGATGGGCATGCGGCTCTTCTTCGTTCTCCTGACGCTCGGTGGATCGATCTACCTGTTCATGCGCGAGACGGGCGACCGCCGTTATGCCATCGGAGCGCTCGCGGCGTCGGCCTTGGGGCTGCTGCTCCAGCTGAACGTGATCTCGCTGCGCGTGTCGTACGCGCGCACCGTCGTCTGGGCGGCCATCGCCGTGTGCGCCGGGATGATCTGGAACCGCGAAGGCTCCAAGACCGGCGCGACCGTGGCCGCCGCCATGACCTTCGTCTCCACGTTGACCGTCGCGCTGGCGCTCCGGATCCTGCGCTAGATCAGGCGCGACAGCTCCTCCGGGTACGCCTTCAACAGCGTCTCTGGCGCCTTCACCGGCTGCCGTGTGACCTGTGCCTCCAGCATCAAGGCATTCGTCACCGCCTGTCCGGCGAAGTGGTTGTTGTTGACGACGTAGACGTCGGTGACGCTCGGCTCCAGAGCGAGCGCCTTCGTGCGCTCCGCCCACGGCTTCAGCTCGGCGGCGGAGTACAGGTAATCGTACCGCTCGTCGCGTCCCGCGGTCTTCCGGAACCAGTCCTTGTAATTCCGGCCGTGGACGCGGATGTAGCCCACCGATGACGTGGCGCGGGCGGAGGGTGGCAGCGAGTTGCGGAACATTGGCTGATCGAGGTTGACGATCCCGATCCGTCCCGCCGCGAGCTCCGCGTAGAAGTCCGGTTCGTTCCAGGAGATGTGGCGGACCTCAATCACCAGCGGATACTCGCGGAAAGCGCGGGCCAGGTCGCGCAGCCATTCGCGATTCCGTTCATCGTTGCGAAAGGACCAGGGAAACTGCAGCAGGACCGCGCCCAGCTTCCCCGCTGTGGCGAGAGCATCGAAGCCGGCGCGAACCGAGTCGACGTCCTCTCGCGTCCACGCCGTGTCGCGCTCGTGCGTGAAGCGCCTCCACAGCTTCGCCGTGAAGCGGAACTGGTCCCGCTCGCCAACGCGCTGCGCCCAGCCGCGCGCGACCTCGGCGGTAGCGGGCCTGTAGAACGTGGAGTTGATCTCGATGGTCTGGAAATATCGCGACAGATAGCGCAGCGGGTCAAAGCCCTTCGGCTTCGGGGCCGGATAGACCTTGCCCGCCCAGTCCGGATAGTCCCAGCCCGCCGGACCGAACCGGATGTGAGTATCAGGCTTGTCCGCAGAAAAGCGCGCCATAGATCGTGTGGATGCACATCGGGCGGAAGGGCGCAACCCGTCTGTTCGCCGTCACGGCGAGCGCTCTGTTGGCCGCCTGCGGCGGCGTCGAGACAGGCACGGGCCCGAGCGAGAAGCTGCCCGACACGCCGATCTTCTACGTCGACGCGAACAATGGCGCGGACACCAACCACGGCCGTACGCAGGCAGCGGCATTCAAGACGCTGAACCGTGCTGCCGGCGCCGTGCAGCCCGGTTGGACCGTCCAGGTGATGAACGGCACCTACACGAGCAATGGCACCGACAACCCGCTGACGATCTCGATTTCCGGCACGCCGGACGCCTGGATCACCTTCACCGCCGCCGCCGGACATCATCCGGTGATCCAGATTCCGCGCGGATCCGGCGCCTGGGCAGGCATCCACCTCTTCGGCGTCGCGTACGTGATCGTCGACGGATTCGAGGTGATCGGTCAGCGGGCCTCGATTACCGCGGAGGAGGCGGCCAGAAATGACGGTACGCAAGCGACGC
It encodes:
- a CDS encoding SRPBCC family protein; this encodes MSSHEQYAPGAASGAEVRKDGDKWTLVLARDLPHNPKNVWKALTDPEHLREWAPFDSDRNLGSVGTAKLSTVGAPTPHVSETQVKRADAPKVLEFTWGGQDIRWELEPLGGGGTRLTLWHNIDRGFISMGAAGWHICFDVLERFLAGRPIGRIVGAEAMKFGGWQRLNAEYAKQFGVETPGWPSRPT
- a CDS encoding alpha/beta hydrolase, whose amino-acid sequence is MSKVKTKDGVEIFYKDWGKGQPIVFSHGWPLSADDWDAQMMFFATRGYRVIAHDRRGHGRSTQTSDGHDMDHYADDLAAVTTHLDLRNAVHVGHSTGGGEVVHYLARHGESRVDKAAIISAVPPLMVKTAANPGGLPKEVFDNLQAQVANNRAQFYRDLPAGPFYGFNRPGAKSSEGIIQNWWRQGMMGGAKAHYDGIVAFSQTDFTDDLKKITVPVLVMHGDDDQIVPYADAGPLSAKLLKKGTLKTYKGFPHGMPTTQAETINADLLSFLKS
- a CDS encoding DUF72 domain-containing protein, which translates into the protein MARFSADKPDTHIRFGPAGWDYPDWAGKVYPAPKPKGFDPLRYLSRYFQTIEINSTFYRPATAEVARGWAQRVGERDQFRFTAKLWRRFTHERDTAWTREDVDSVRAGFDALATAGKLGAVLLQFPWSFRNDERNREWLRDLARAFREYPLVIEVRHISWNEPDFYAELAAGRIGIVNLDQPMFRNSLPPSARATSSVGYIRVHGRNYKDWFRKTAGRDERYDYLYSAAELKPWAERTKALALEPSVTDVYVVNNNHFAGQAVTNALMLEAQVTRQPVKAPETLLKAYPEELSRLI